GACCTCCATTCGGTCCGAGTTCACAAAAACCCCCACGCGCCATACATCATCCGGGATTTGCTCGGAGATCTCGACAGCCGCAGCAAGGTCCACGAACCGCTTGCTCTGGTGATAGAAGTTGAGCCCGATCATATCCGCTCCGGCCGCCGCTACCATGCGGGCATCGGCCGGGGTTGTGACGCCGCAAATCTTGACCAGAACCGCCATCGGATGCCTACGCCGATTCCGACGCGGATACCTCGGCCAGCAAGGTCGCGAGACGATCGCCGGGGACATCCGCGGTCATAAATGCTTCGCCGACAAGAAAAGCACCCGCTCCTGCGCTCGCGAGGCGCCGGAAATCGGCGCCAGAATTGAGCCCGCTCTCGGCAACAATGAGCCGGTCGGCGGGGATGGCGGGGGCCAGCTGCTCGGTCGTCGCCAAATCCGTGACGAAGGTATGCAAGTTTCGATTGTTGATCCCGATCAAGGCAGCCCCGCTCGCCAGAGCCGATTCCAGTTCCCGCTCTTCATGGATTTCAACGAGAACTTCGAGGCCGATCGCCGTCGCCGCCTGCGTCAGATCCACCAACTCCCGGACCTCCAATACCGAGGCAATAAGCAATGCGGCATCTGCGCCCGCCGCGCGCGCCTCTTCCAACTGGTAGGCGTCAATCACGAAATCCTTGCGCAGCAGCGGAATCTCGACCTCGTCACGAACAGCCTTCAGATCCGCGAGACTACCGCCGAAGAAATCTTCGTTGGTCAGAATGGATAGGGCGGCCGCTCCGGCTTGCTCGTAGCCACGAGCAATCTCCACAGGGCGATACGGGTCGCGCAGAACCCCTTTGGACGGAGACCGCCTCTTGCACTCGGCAATCACGGCTGGGGAATGTCGCCGCAGAGCGCCTTGCAGACTCCGCCGATCGGCCGCGTAGCGAGGAGCCGCCTGCAGTTCGGCGACCGAAATCTCTCTCTTCGCTCGAGCCACGACGTCCTTCTCGACCTCGACAATCCTCGCCAGAATATCCGGAACCTCGGGATTTGTACTCATGCCACATCCCCTCGCGCGAACTCGCGATTGGATATCTCGACCAGCCGCGCCAGAGCATCAGCGGCCGCACCCGAGCTCATCGATGCCTGGGCTTTTTTGACACCATCCTCGATCGTTTCCGAGAGCCCCGCCACATACAGCGCCGCACCCGTATTCGCCGCCACAACATCCGCTTGCGGGCTTGGCTCACCTGCCAGAATCTGTCGGACGATGCGGACAGAATCCTCCAAAGTCTCCGCCCGCAAGTCGGCGGGCGACACTTCCGATAGTTTGAGGTCCACGGCCGACAGCGTGAACGACCGGAGCTTGCCCTCGCGAACCTCGATCAGGTCGTTCTCGGCAGCAAGCGAGATTTCGTCCAGACCATCACGACTATGAACGACCAA
This window of the Candidatus Binatia bacterium genome carries:
- the trpC gene encoding indole-3-glycerol phosphate synthase TrpC, producing the protein MSTNPEVPDILARIVEVEKDVVARAKREISVAELQAAPRYAADRRSLQGALRRHSPAVIAECKRRSPSKGVLRDPYRPVEIARGYEQAGAAALSILTNEDFFGGSLADLKAVRDEVEIPLLRKDFVIDAYQLEEARAAGADAALLIASVLEVRELVDLTQAATAIGLEVLVEIHEERELESALASGAALIGINNRNLHTFVTDLATTEQLAPAIPADRLIVAESGLNSGADFRRLASAGAGAFLVGEAFMTADVPGDRLATLLAEVSASESA